The Drosophila mauritiana strain mau12 chromosome 2R, ASM438214v1, whole genome shotgun sequence genome has a segment encoding these proteins:
- the LOC117136292 gene encoding ARL14 effector protein isoform X1, translating into MHFSIRISRQDMKPYLDSDYSISRNLRQRHRKQGVSNEYSHHLDSENKKKGRKKCQNGAYDEYGNIRSNGDCMNQECDGCWYNCRSCGSTRCGPQCRSNRKFFYEDITYDVLDLQWGGSIREMVRYCPLQRTVCE; encoded by the exons ATGCATTTTAGTATAAGAATATCTCGCCAAGATATGAAGCCGTATTTAGATTCAGATTATTCCATTAGTCGCAACTTGCGTCAGAGACATAGAAAACAGGGAGTTTCTAATGAATACTCACATCATTTAGAttccgaaaataaaaaaaaaggcagaAAGAAATGTCAAAATGGCGCATATGATGAATACGGAAATATTCGCTCAAACG GCGACTGTATGAATCAAGAATGTGATGGTTGCTGGTATAATTGCCGAAGTTGTGGGTCTACCAGGTGTGGTCCCCAATGTCGCTCGAATCGAAAGTTTTTTTATGAGGACATTACATATGACG TGTTGGACCTACAATGGGGCGGTTCGATTCGCGAAATGGTGCGATATTGTCCTCTGCAGAGGACCGTGTGCGAGTGA
- the LOC117136292 gene encoding ARL14 effector protein isoform X2, with product MHFSIRISRQDMKPYLDSDYSISRNLRQRHRKQGVSNEYSHHLDSENKKKGRKKCQNGAYDEYGNIRSNGMDICDCMNQECDGCWYNCRSCGSTRCGPQCRSNRKFFYEDITYDGKDLNIQNKYISR from the exons ATGCATTTTAGTATAAGAATATCTCGCCAAGATATGAAGCCGTATTTAGATTCAGATTATTCCATTAGTCGCAACTTGCGTCAGAGACATAGAAAACAGGGAGTTTCTAATGAATACTCACATCATTTAGAttccgaaaataaaaaaaaaggcagaAAGAAATGTCAAAATGGCGCATATGATGAATACGGAAATATTCGCTCAAACGGTATGGACATTT GCGACTGTATGAATCAAGAATGTGATGGTTGCTGGTATAATTGCCGAAGTTGTGGGTCTACCAGGTGTGGTCCCCAATGTCGCTCGAATCGAAAGTTTTTTTATGAGGACATTACATATGACGGTAAagatttaaatattcaaaataaatatatatcaaGATAA